The region CTAGAATAAATTATTCTTTTAGAGTATTCTCAATTTGAGAAGCCAGTTCCAACCGGGCATCGTACCATTCTTCCGGACGATGCGACCAGTCATCCTGAGCATATTCCATGGGAGGCCAATGCGGCACAGCCTCTCTTAGCCCTCGCTTGACTATCTGTTTGATAACCTTGTCCGCTGCCTCACCTCCATCTTTGTTTTTTTCAGTTAATAGCCAGAAATATTCGTAATCCTGCAAGCTACGACGAATCATTTTCAGACGGATCGATGGCAGAGGTTCACCAGCCAGGTCGATTTGTTCACCTGGATAGATATACATATTTCTGAGATAAGGGTAACCTTCAGAATCACTGATTATCGTCTGTCGAAAGACGTTCTTTCCTTGTGTTAGTCCGAACTCCCAATCGCAGGCTCCTGAAAGCCTGTATTTCCAAACTATCCAAAGCCAGGTGCGAAATCCCAATGATTCACCATTGATCATCATTGTCCCAACTGCAGGAGGGTATCCATTGTAGAACCAGACATCAGTCCATCGATTCTCACCATGCCGCATGTTAAGAGTCTCTGGTTCGATCCACTTCCCTGAACAATTCCAGACATCAACCACATCCTGAATATAATCGACTACCTCTTTTGTGTCCGGCTTGATCCATCCATCATCGTTCAAATCCACAATGGAGTGTAATCCCCCGCCTATGTCCAGGCGATACTTGATCCGATGGGTGCCGCTATTTTTAAGCAAGCGACCATAGTGTCTGGCCATATTCAATGTTTTTTGTCCCACTTCGCCTAAGTCGGGTTGTGGCTCATCCACCCCTTCAGGCCAAAACATCATTTTTACTTCTTTCCAACCTTTTTGCTCGAAATGGTTTTCAAACTCCAACAATTTCTCACTAAAAGCCATGTCGTATTCTGGTGTGAATACCTGATTAGTGCTATCACCTGGAATTGGGAAAGGCCAGTTTTTACCCCACCATTTTTTTGTTTTGTCTGTACGCCATACCTTTGCATCAAAAGGCAATAAAGTGTGTGTAACTGGCAGTCCTTTGCCAGGTCCCTCAATAAATGCACTCCCATCAAAGAATTTACCCCAGCGGCTATCAAACCTTGACCAGTCGAATCTAATATTATAACCTTGACCAATAATGTCAGGCATCATACCAGTTGATGAGACTGAAATCCGGTGTTGCTTGACCATACGATGAGTCTTCAGTTCAACATTTTCTGAACCTGTAGTAATCCTTCCATAATCCATCAATTCCATTGTAGTATGAAATTCGTCAGGAATTTTAAAGTCAAATACTTCAAGTTGAAGCTTAATTTTCTGAGTCTGTTCATTCTCTGCTGTTATATTTAAATATCCCTGATAAAAACCTGAAGGAGTATCATCCGGCACGTACAAATCAAGCCAAACTGCCTGGTTAGTTTGGACATTCAACTTCTGTTCAGTCTCACCACTATCATTAATTGAATAAAAATCTTCTCCTGGAATATTAAATGGAGCCCCATGATTGATAGCATCAAAAGGGATCAGCGCATCGGGATACCATCCGGTCTTTAGGGGATATCTGACCCCCTCGCGTGGCTCAGTACTATACGGTACGAAATGATACCATTGGCGAAAAAAATCCACATTGGATGAGTTAAGCAGATGCCCTTTAGAACCTATTAAATCTGTTCCCTGAATATTGACACCACTAACTGGACGATCGACCTCAATAATTATCTGGCATGCCACCACTTCATTACGGGCTGCCTTAAGAGTGATAGTGCTTGTAGCTGCGTTCCACACCCAATTTTGTTCTTTAGGATTCCCACCTACAACCTTACCAAAAAAGGTCTGCATGTCTTCAATCAGGTTGCCAGAAACCGGATCTACCCTTACTCCATCACCTATAGCCCAAATTCTCAACTCTGCCAAGGTATTATACGGGCAACTAATTAAAGCT is a window of Candidatus Oleimmundimicrobium sp. DNA encoding:
- a CDS encoding glycoside hydrolase domain-containing protein — its product is MQYIFNLPIILILLALISCPYNTLAELRIWAIGDGVRVDPVSGNLIEDMQTFFGKVVGGNPKEQNWVWNAATSTITLKAARNEVVACQIIIEVDRPVSGVNIQGTDLIGSKGHLLNSSNVDFFRQWYHFVPYSTEPREGVRYPLKTGWYPDALIPFDAINHGAPFNIPGEDFYSINDSGETEQKLNVQTNQAVWLDLYVPDDTPSGFYQGYLNITAENEQTQKIKLQLEVFDFKIPDEFHTTMELMDYGRITTGSENVELKTHRMVKQHRISVSSTGMMPDIIGQGYNIRFDWSRFDSRWGKFFDGSAFIEGPGKGLPVTHTLLPFDAKVWRTDKTKKWWGKNWPFPIPGDSTNQVFTPEYDMAFSEKLLEFENHFEQKGWKEVKMMFWPEGVDEPQPDLGEVGQKTLNMARHYGRLLKNSGTHRIKYRLDIGGGLHSIVDLNDDGWIKPDTKEVVDYIQDVVDVWNCSGKWIEPETLNMRHGENRWTDVWFYNGYPPAVGTMMINGESLGFRTWLWIVWKYRLSGACDWEFGLTQGKNVFRQTIISDSEGYPYLRNMYIYPGEQIDLAGEPLPSIRLKMIRRSLQDYEYFWLLTEKNKDGGEAADKVIKQIVKRGLREAVPHWPPMEYAQDDWSHRPEEWYDARLELASQIENTLKE